The following DNA comes from Nitrospirota bacterium.
TATGACCACGGTATTGCCTGCGCTGAGGAGGTGGTCGATAACTTTAAGGAGTTTTGTGATGTCCTCGGGATGAAGGCCTACAGTGGGCTCATCAAGTATATACAAGTGGTCTGTCATGCTTCCCGCCCCGAGCTCGGCGCATATCTTGAGTCGCTGTGATTCGCCTCCTGAGAGCGTTGTGACAGGCTGGCCAAGCCGCAGATAGCCGAGCCCGACCGAAGACATGAGCTCCAGTTTCTTCAGAAGCGACGGCACACGATTGAAGAACCTGACAGCCTCATCAACCGTGAGGTTCAGCGCCTCATGTATGTTTTTACCGTTATAGGTTATGTTCAATATCTCAGGACGGAACCTTTTGCCCTTGCACTCTTCGCAGGTTATATAGAGGTCCTCAAAAAAGTACATCTCAAGTTTCTGGTATCCCACGCCCATACACGCATCGCACCGCCCTTCCTCTGCATTGAACGAGAAGTGCCCCGGCCCGAAGCCGAGATTCTTCGCAGCCTGCTCATCGGCAAATATCTTTCTTATGTGATCGAACCCCTTTATATATGTGACCGGATTTGAACGCGGGCTCTTGCCTATGGGCTGCTGGTCTATTATCCTTACACCCTTCAGATGCTCGATGCCTTTGATGGACTCAAAAGGCTCAGGTGATTCAAAGCTCTCTTTAAATGCATTTGCAAGCGCTCTATATAATGTCCTGTCAATGAGAGTGCTCTTGCCTGAACCGGATACGCCTGTTACGCAGGTGAACCTCTGAAGCGGTATGCTGATATCGACATTCTTGAGGTTGTTGCCTGACGCATTCTTTATCGTAAGGAAATTGCCGCTGCTCATCCTCCTGCTCTTGGGCGCAGGTATGATGCCTGTCTCTTTGATATGCGTTGCGGTCAATGTGCCGCTCTTCATAAAGTCTTCCACTGTGCCTGAAAACATCAGCCTGCCGCCTTTCTCACCACCGCCGGGCCCAAGTTCAACTACCCAGTCAGAGGATTCTATGATCGACTGGTCATGCTCAACAGTGATGACGGTATTTCCTATTTCAGCAAGCTCTCTCAATATGTCGGCTATCTTCTTTACATCCCGTGCGTGAAGCCCGACTGTTGGTTCATCAAGCACATAGAGCGTGCCTGTGAGTTTTGATGCGAGCTGGTTTGCGAGGTTGATCCTCTGCGACTCTCCGCCTGAGAGCGTCTTGGTGAGCCGGTTGATGGTAAGATACTCCACGCCAACCCGTATAAGAAAGTCGAGCTTCTGCCTGATCTGCCTTAATATCTCACCTGTGACCTCTTCTTCATATTTTGAGAAAGTGAGGCCTGAGATAAATTCCCTCAGGTTCAGGATCGGCATATCAGATATCTGCGCGATATTGAGCCCGCCGATAGTAAAGGCAAGCGCCTCACGGCTCAGCTTGCTTCCGCCGCAGTTTGCGCATTGAACAGCCTCACGGTATCTTGTCAGAAAGACCCTTACATGGAGCTTGTATCTTTTATTCTCAAGCTCGTTGAAGAAATCATTGATACCGTAGAAGTCTTTACTGCCTTCAAAGATCAGGGCTTTTGATTCCTGCGGCAGATCTTTATAAGGTATATCAAGCCTGATGCCTGCTTTCTTCGCTTTCTTGGCAAACTGCTCATACCACCATATGTAAGACGGCTTGTTCCATGGGTCTATCGCGCCTTCTTCAAGTGATAGGTCTTTGTCAGGGATGATAGAGTCTTCGGAATACTCAAGCGTGTTGCCGAAGCCTTTACATTTGGGACATGCGCCTAACGGATGGTTGAATGAGAATAGCAGAGGCTGCGGCCGTGCCACTTCGATATCGCATTTATGGCATTTAAGAGCTGATGAATAGAGCAGGGTTATGTTCTCTTCCTCGCTCTTCACGATCACTATCTTTACATTACTGCTGCCGTGCTGCCATGCGGTCTCGATAGAATCAGAGAGCCGCGGCTCAGGTTTTATAATCAGCCGGTCAAGCACGATGTCGAGTGCAGAGTGTTTGGTATTAATTGAAGCGAGCTCTGATATTTCACCGTCTATCAATACACGATGAAATCCCTCTTTCTGAAGTTCCTGTACCGGACGCTTAGTACTGAAGATTATTAACGCCTTTTCTCCATTATATTTCTCAAGCAGCTCCTGCACAACTGAAGAGGGCGACCATGACTTAAGCCCATCCCCGCACACAGGGCAGTGAGGCTGCGCGATCTTTGAGAAGAGCAGCCGCAGGTAGTCGGAGATCTCTGTCATGGTTCCTACGGTGGAGCGGGAGGTCTTTACCGTGTTTCTCTGTTCAAGTGCGATCGCAGGCCTTATGTTCTGAATGCTGTCGACATCAGGCCTGTCTAACTTTTCAAGAAAGAGCCTTGCATAGGTGGACAGCGACTCGATAAAACGCCACTGGCCTTCTGCGAATATCGTATCGAACGCAAGGGATGATTTTCCCGAGCCTGATATGCCTGTGAACGTGATCAGCTTGTTGTGGGGCAGGGTGAGGCTGATATTCTTCAGGTTGTTCTGCCTCGTCCCTTTGATTATCAATTTATCCACTGACATTCGGATATTTTAGCAGTTAGGGAACGTAAAATCATTTTTCTGCACCGTGTGGCATAATATATCCCGGCTTTGGTTTTCTACTGGTAATTAGTTGCAAATCCGGAACCGCACTTATCACGCCTTTCAATCACAATAGGACACAATTAAACAATGGATAAATACATACGCTCTCTCAATCCCGCGCAGCATGAGGCGGTCACAACTACGGAAGGCCCGCTTCTTGTGCTCGCAGGCGCGGGTTCAGGAAAGACAAGGGTTATAACCGTCAGGGCGGCGTATCTTATTCATAAA
Coding sequences within:
- the uvrA gene encoding excinuclease ABC subunit UvrA — protein: MSVDKLIIKGTRQNNLKNISLTLPHNKLITFTGISGSGKSSLAFDTIFAEGQWRFIESLSTYARLFLEKLDRPDVDSIQNIRPAIALEQRNTVKTSRSTVGTMTEISDYLRLLFSKIAQPHCPVCGDGLKSWSPSSVVQELLEKYNGEKALIIFSTKRPVQELQKEGFHRVLIDGEISELASINTKHSALDIVLDRLIIKPEPRLSDSIETAWQHGSSNVKIVIVKSEEENITLLYSSALKCHKCDIEVARPQPLLFSFNHPLGACPKCKGFGNTLEYSEDSIIPDKDLSLEEGAIDPWNKPSYIWWYEQFAKKAKKAGIRLDIPYKDLPQESKALIFEGSKDFYGINDFFNELENKRYKLHVRVFLTRYREAVQCANCGGSKLSREALAFTIGGLNIAQISDMPILNLREFISGLTFSKYEEEVTGEILRQIRQKLDFLIRVGVEYLTINRLTKTLSGGESQRINLANQLASKLTGTLYVLDEPTVGLHARDVKKIADILRELAEIGNTVITVEHDQSIIESSDWVVELGPGGGEKGGRLMFSGTVEDFMKSGTLTATHIKETGIIPAPKSRRMSSGNFLTIKNASGNNLKNVDISIPLQRFTCVTGVSGSGKSTLIDRTLYRALANAFKESFESPEPFESIKGIEHLKGVRIIDQQPIGKSPRSNPVTYIKGFDHIRKIFADEQAAKNLGFGPGHFSFNAEEGRCDACMGVGYQKLEMYFFEDLYITCEECKGKRFRPEILNITYNGKNIHEALNLTVDEAVRFFNRVPSLLKKLELMSSVGLGYLRLGQPVTTLSGGESQRLKICAELGAGSMTDHLYILDEPTVGLHPEDITKLLKVIDHLLSAGNTVVIVEHNLDIIKCADWIIDLGPEGGEKGGYIVAEGRPEDIAKEKKSYTGRYLKEHLKRTNHK